Within the Channa argus isolate prfri chromosome 12, Channa argus male v1.0, whole genome shotgun sequence genome, the region ATCACAGTAGAACACTGAAACAATTTGGTAACAATATAATTACAGTACAAGCCTCAAAATCAAATAAGAGAACAAACTcaagcaaaaactaaaattggGACTTTGGCAATTACAGAATAgaatgtttctcttttatttagaaAGTCTTGAGATGTAGggaaataatatattttaaagcgTGATGCTGCTACCCGATTTGAAATATCCAAGGGCCCTAATCTCAACATTTCAAAACATACAATAAGATGGAGTAGCCCTTGAAAAGTATATATCAAAGTGTTCAtctgtggtttttgtttcaATCTTGCCTAAAGATGATTGGTCTTAGAGCGCAAACTTGCAGAACACAATTTAAGTTTTGGGTTATTTCTGACTTGCTTTAAAAAATACTATCAGAATACCAGcaaggtacaaacacacacattcctcttAGCTTGCCAGCAATGTATATCTTAAAGGATAACTGCAGTTAAAGTGTATTCTCCATAAATGTGGCTAGGGGCTGTGCTAACGTCGCACTTGCCACCTCCATTGTAGAGATTCAGATAAGggctttaacaaaacaaaatactctACAGTATAAAGGACAGAGCTGCAGGAGCTTGAAAGCATTATGCTTTTCAAATTAACTTAATGTTTACAtaaattatttcactttcacacTAGGTCTGAGCTAAACTGAGCATCCTTCATATTCATCTGCACGGTTGGTTTACATGTGTGAGGCTGACGTTTACTGCAGGTATACTGTCTTCAAAGAAAAGCCATTAGAACATCGCGGTGGTGCATTACCCTGTGGACTACTATGATGAGAAGTTGTTTCACTTTAATGCttgactgtatttttttaacagataaGCGGGTGAATCAAATTGATGATTAAAAGAACTCATGGACATTGTGTCAAACTGACCTGGGACCTGTTGATCCCAGAGCTGAAAGAACAAATGTGGCCATGGATGATACCCGAGCAGTGTAAACTCGCCAAAATAATCTGAAGAAAAAACTGAGGCTGGTTAAAACCTCTCAGCTTTTCATGGTCTTAAAACAACATATgccaatatacagtacatacagtacaacatacagtacaaatttAACGTTAGCTCCAGGcaacaaagtttaaaagttaaaagaaagtgAATGTGTTGTAGGCTGATCAGGTCAGCTGGCAAGCTTCTCTGCATGTGGGTCTCAcataaagcagcaaaatgaatGTTTTGTCACTGGGGATGcccattttctgtgttttcctatAGTAGGATATTTAAATGATTGCTATAAAAACCATGTGTATTGGATAACTGTAGTAATTATAGTTTTCCATTAAGCCCTGCTTTAAATATATCTCTACAGTGGAAATGGCAAGTACAGAGGCAGTCCAACCAACAGAGCCACGGTAGTCCCATTTAAGGAAAATACAGTTGTggttgaaatacattttaataatcctttcagagtttttttttcatcctgtaATGCTGTTACCAAGcgcaatgggtagagcatcagaatGGGATGCAGGAGTtgtgggatcaaatcccagtctacccaccaggtgtgtccctgagtgagACACTCCCCGGGTGCCACCCCATATGGGGCTCGGTGGTAGAGCagtgggttgggatgcagagggTAGCAGGTTTGAATTCCAGCCACAAAGGACCACCTTGGTGCCATGCCTACCCCcccaaaatgggagggttgcggcagaagGGGCATATGGTGTAAAAAACACATGCGGAATATGTtcagctgtggtgacccctgaagggacaagcagCGGTTTTGAATCCCAGCCACCAAGGAACACCTTTGTGCCATGCCTACACcccaaaaatgggagggttgtggcagaagGGGCCAACTTGGTCCCATGCATACCCCAAAAAATGGGAGGGCAGAAGGGGCATAtggtttaaaaaacacatgcagaatAGGTTCAcctgtggtgacccctaaagggacaagctgaaagcagtCAATCTTTTGAATGTTGTTACCAAAATCAGGTATCTATGGGCCaatataaaagtaatttataaagtaataaagtattTGGAACCTGCAACAAAATGTAAGAACCAATTTTGTGAATACAATGTATGggcaaaacatatttatttgtagaAAACAAAATTGAGTATGAAATAACTTTTGAACCAAAGTTGGTTTTAACTTAAACTGAAACTTCTTGTCTTTGATGTCACTTGTTAAGATGATGGTATTGTACACTGATACCAGGCATTGAGACCAGCATTTTTGCGTTAGCCTGTGTGCACCTGGATGGCCTTGTGTATTCTTGTAGGCAAAACCTTTAAGACAACTCTAGATTACTTCTAACAAGTTATACAATGTTTCATATGAATTAATCTAATAAGTTCTCACAAACCACCCAAAGTGCATTCACCTACAGTCTACATCTCTAAATATATTCACATAGCCAAGCTGTTTCATCGAACATTGCCCTAatcactttgtccttttctactggaacatttaaacaaactccACGAAACCTAAAGCAAGTACACTGGTTAAGGCGTGAACGTGTATGGTGCTATGCTACATTGTATGCTCAATGGATGTCTTTCCCTTAAGACAAACAGCACACAAACTGATGGAACTGCAGGTAAATTCACATCAAATTTACGTAAACTCTCCCAAACAATTCCTACGTCTATCATTACAGAGAGCAATGCCATCGATCTTTTGTGTTGTTGACTGGATATCAATACACTGATGGTTGAGATTTAACGTCAATGCAAGTATTATGTAACTGTGTGTATACCATGTTTACAAATTCCCTGCATTTTCATAAATCTTGTAATCTGCacataaagaacatttttaagttCCAGGCACTCACTTTGATTGCATTAAGCACAACTTAACATTTTTAAGGAGTTGCACAAATTGCAGCAGCCAAAAAGAGATATGTACATATGTTCatagttctttcttttttatacaGTACCGACTGATGTAAATACAAACCAAAATATATATTCTTAAGAACAACATTAATGTGCACAATGTAAATGAAGACAATGTAGAACGAAAGTGGCTAAGATCACACAAATggctttgaaaatgtttgactaAGACATTTGAATAATAACTTTGTTCTTCAAATGCAAAAGGACACATAATGGCAAACTAATACTGCACGGAATACACGTTTGTCTTCTTTTCAAAAACATGGTGATTAACAGTCTTCatgtggaaaacaaacaaaaactgtgtcaTACGTTGGAAATAAGTAATACATAATTTGAGTGCAGCGTTAAAATGGTCGGCCCATGAACTACCCAGAGGGCTGACATCTGCAGCTGAATCACGTGGCTGTAAACAAGAATCAACTGCAAACCCAGAGATTCTAAACTCACTCACCTATTTCCACCCCCATTGTAACTccacctgctttttttttttaatacactgtgtttatttcttatcACTGTgtcatttcagtctttttttgtaGGCGTGGTCGACTCACCTTCACCAGAGTCCGACACGTTTATGGGGCTGTCCCTGGAAAACACCTCTGTCGACTCCCTCCAAATGCAGTCGGCAACGCTTTTAAAGGAATGATTACCACATTTAGGCCGCACCTTCTGTGAGGCATTGTTGACAATCTGTCGGCTGTTCGACGTAGCTATCTTTATCTTGAGAGCAGCATCCACACGGTCCACAACTGTGTAAGTGCCGATGCTCCCGTCCTCAAAGCCGATGATGATGTTTAGAGCTCGCTGGGAGAGggacaggaaagtgggtgtcTTGTATAAAGAGCATGTGCCGATGCTCTTACCATCAGCAAGGCGCATCACGATCAGATTGGACACAACGCCGGCGTCATCATCTTCGTCACAGTTCTGGAAACATACGTACACTAGGTAACGACCATCTCTTGATAATTTCTGACGCCAGATTATACCAGCAGCATGGACGAGCCTCAACTTCCCACTGTGAAGGTCCAGCACATTAATATTCTCATCACCTTTGGAGACAATTCCTAGTTTCCCATTGGGTGAGATCTGGAAGTCCTCTAAATTTTTGAGGAAGTTAGCTGGCAACTGTACTCGCCTGCAAACCGACTCATCTGCCACACTCCAGATGAAGACGGTCTCCGTGGATGTGATGAACACCGCGCAGTCAGGGCAGTCAGGAATGAGCTTGAAGTTGACGATGGTAATACCATCGTCACACACAAATTTCTTGGATACGCTGCCTGACCACAGACTAACAGCGAGGAGCTTATTTTTCGAGGTTCCCACAAGAAAAGTGTTTGCTGTGGTGATCAGTGCATTCTGGAGGGTGACTAAAATGTTGCACACTTTGTGACCAGTAGCGAGCCTCCAGACTCTGGAGGCATTCTGCTCACAGAGGGATACCACAAACTGATCGTTGTGGGTGATTAACAGTTGTGATATTCTCTGTCCGTTGATGCGGAATATGTTTTCTCCGGTGGTGGTTTGCCAAATGTACTGACTGGACTTGTCATCAGAAGTCACCATTAGATCCCCTGAGGAGGTAAGTACACAGTTCTCCACTATGCCCTCGTGCTTGAAGACTGTTTCTATAAAGCCAGTGCTAAAGTTCCACTTGTGGACAGCTTCTGAACCATCCATTGTAAATACATAGTCCTCTCTGCCAGACAGCTGCAAAGTCTGGATCTTCTTGCCTGTCTTGTCAATATTGGACATAGCTGTGATGATATCAATGTCCCAAACTGACAATACTCCACTACTTGcaacagaaagcagcaggttGTGGTGCGCTGATTTAATGAGTTTGACAATAGCCCCTGAGATCTCAATTAGGCTAGCCATGCACTGTCCACTGTCCCTCCTCCAGACAAAGATGGAGGAGGTGTTCTCCATGGAGGCCACAATGCTTTGTCCATTCTTGGAAAGGACGGCAGCCACAAATCGTTCAGTTCGTTTGGCTTTAAACTTCTCTACCATTTTCCATACTTTTGTGTCAAGAACTTCGATACTTCTGGCCTTGCAAATGAGAATGGAGCGCTGGTCCTCAGATAACTCAATGCCCACCACTTCACTCTCATCTCCTCTACAGTCATAATCCTCCATTAGCCCCGGGTTGGTGATCTCTTTGGTGTTCCACACGGACAAACTGCCTTCATTGTCAATCATCACCATTTGGTTTAGAGTGTCCAGAATTAGAATGGACTTTACAAACCCCCCAGAAAACTCGGAGGTCACAGTGGCTAACTTGTCCCCATTTCCCAGGTGAAAAATGGACGTAGTGTTGAGGTACTGGCCACAGAAGGCATACATTCCATCTGGAGAGCACTGGACACAAGTCACTTCGTACCAGCAATGGAACTGGTAGAGAGGCCAACCATAGAGTAGGTCAATGACGTTGACATCTTTACTAGCCTCAAGCCAAGCCAAAGCATGATGAGTGGACAAAGTAAAACCATTGATGAAGGCTACCCCACCAGTAATGCCACCATGCTTTGACCCCTTGATTTCAACCTCAGATAAAAGGCAGGACTTGTGATTATCATAGATGAGCAGGGTGTTTTTGGTTGTGGCTACGACCAGATACTTCTCGTCAGTAGTTAGTCTGATTCCCAGCACGACCGATCTGGCTGTGTCGATCTGTCTTAGAAGTTGTCTGCTCTCTACATCCCAGGTACTGACAGACCCATCTTCCAAGCCTACAAGGACTATATTAGGAGCTAAAGTGGGCAAGATCTCCACAATCTGCATGTAGCTAGAGCACAAAGGAAGCCTCTCTGGACTGTAAGTGACGTCCATAGAGGAGTGGAGAGGCACAATGGAGCAGTACTTAGGGCCATCTTTGTCACATTCCAAGAGGAGATGTCTGAGCTTGGGGAGGGAGGTGACAACTGGTAGAAGTCTTTGTTGCAGTTCTGCAGACAGTGATGCTGGATTCTTCAGCACTTTTACCTTGATGCAACGCAGAGTAGTTGAAAGGAATTTCAGTTCTTTTTCTCGAGTGTAGCTGTAAGCTAGGTCAATGTCCGTTAAAGCTTTTTCAAACTGGCCAATCTTGATCATTGTGTAGAGCCAACTGAAGTTCATTATGACACCAAACATGAGGTCATCAGTGCGCCCACTCCTGGTAAGGTGGTACACCAATTCGATCATCTTTCTGTGGTTCACAAAGAAAATATCAGGCTCCAAAAGGTTACACTGGAACACCCAGGGCTGCTCGGGAGTCTGCCTGTCGTAGGAGTACTTGTCAGAACATGTTTTTTCATGGGATTGTTGATGGTGAGGGTTTTTGTGATGAGATATGTTGAGGGAAGTGAAATGGTTGTTGTCATAAGTAAAAatcttctttcttcctcctgaCCATGCCCCTAGGAAGTACTCAGCAAGCAGGCTGTGCATTTGATGCACATCCTCCTCATTGCTAAGATAAAGTTTCTGGGCAATGAGATGAAGGTGCCTATTAGCCCAAACCATCAGGGTAACGTTGCGTACTTGACGCTCCACCAAATATCCCTCCAGCTCCTCTTTGAGTCTTGCAACCAAATCATAAGAGATCCTCAAGGGATTTTTGAGGTACGTTGCCACAATAACATCACCAAGAACTATGTTATCAAGGGACAAAATATCTTCCAGCTCGACCTCAGTCAGTCCAGCTTTGGCCATGGTAATGTACCCTAATGCTCTGAAGACAAATCGTTGGCCCAACTTATTCTCCACCGAGTAGAAGAGATGTTCTATGCTTTCATGCACTGTTGAGCACAGGGACTTGTCGTCCACATCTTTGTGGGACCTCCAGTGAACTACTTCTCTGTAGATGAGGTTGACAAACATAGGTAGTGTACACTTGGCAAGTGCTTCATTGACATATATCTGCTGGCCTGAGGTGACTTTCCTCTTCACCCCCAGCaactgttgttttaatgtttggctGCAGACCTTGCGATCTCTCTGGATTAATTCCACATAATAGCCCTCATCATGGATGAGAGTCCGGAGCTTCTGTAGGATGCCATGTTTATTGGGCAATGTTGAGACTACAATGCGGACTGTCCGAGGCAGGTTTATGGGGAGCCACCACAGCTTGCGAGCTTCATCAGCATCTGATAGCTGCTCCAGGGAATCCAGGACAATGACCAATGGCCTGTGAAAGGACGATTCCCCCAACAGGTTGATCAGAAGCTCCCTCATTTCCTGGATCTTGTTAGGCAAAAAGTGAATCAGGCAGCGGTAGTTTGTTGCAatctgttcacagatgctctggAGGAGGGTGCGTAGATCCATTGAGAGTTGGGTGGAGCCAATAAAACGAACGATGACCACTGGGTCAGTTTCAG harbors:
- the LOC137137268 gene encoding NACHT and WD repeat domain-containing protein 2 isoform X1, giving the protein MKRMNPRWKSPPMWPSGVGNRQPCPRESALRRAVISGNINALPPHHVPTGRSVRVFICANPDDTEAERNALKEHVYPKLRDFCRENYGIEFQVVDLYWGVDPEEWDCPELQRLRMKLLEECLKTSAGPCFVGLVGEKYGSIRVPGEVESAEFEMILDAAVEAGLDTHILEEWYCRDENSVPPAYYLKPKAQMLKNYQNSMESSSAAKTKNDKAWRNVSEEIKRIFRTAVLQLQEKGTMKSAEAKKFLCSALEDELDFALGKQTPAFLRKCVCYIRKISNFDRFAKLPEMGRYMDIVVSSDRVMRNQEAYERLLKVRDEFIPTVVAASNLRVYSSVTHCDMKLGYSQEVESHYVEGLCKQFYEDMVDIIQATVQQNFDTETDSLYDEILQHLSLCKNYAALYKYKTESLDYVQEYLLPSKGSRMSPLVVYGGPCTGKTLLLSEAAKQAYAWLQKQMGPETDPVVIVRFIGSTQLSMDLRTLLQSICEQIATNYRCLIHFLPNKIQEMRELLINLLGESSFHRPLVIVLDSLEQLSDADEARKLWWLPINLPRTVRIVVSTLPNKHGILQKLRTLIHDEGYYVELIQRDRKVCSQTLKQQLLGVKRKVTSGQQIYVNEALAKCTLPMFVNLIYREVVHWRSHKDVDDKSLCSTVHESIEHLFYSVENKLGQRFVFRALGYITMAKAGLTEVELEDILSLDNIVLGDVIVATYLKNPLRISYDLVARLKEELEGYLVERQVRNVTLMVWANRHLHLIAQKLYLSNEEDVHQMHSLLAEYFLGAWSGGRKKIFTYDNNHFTSLNISHHKNPHHQQSHEKTCSDKYSYDRQTPEQPWVFQCNLLEPDIFFVNHRKMIELVYHLTRSGRTDDLMFGVIMNFSWLYTMIKIGQFEKALTDIDLAYSYTREKELKFLSTTLRCIKVKVLKNPASLSAELQQRLLPVVTSLPKLRHLLLECDKDGPKYCSIVPLHSSMDVTYSPERLPLCSSYMQIVEILPTLAPNIVLVGLEDGSVSTWDVESRQLLRQIDTARSVVLGIRLTTDEKYLVVATTKNTLLIYDNHKSCLLSEVEIKGSKHGGITGGVAFINGFTLSTHHALAWLEASKDVNVIDLLYGWPLYQFHCWYEVTCVQCSPDGMYAFCGQYLNTTSIFHLGNGDKLATVTSEFSGGFVKSILILDTLNQMVMIDNEGSLSVWNTKEITNPGLMEDYDCRGDESEVVGIELSEDQRSILICKARSIEVLDTKVWKMVEKFKAKRTERFVAAVLSKNGQSIVASMENTSSIFVWRRDSGQCMASLIEISGAIVKLIKSAHHNLLLSVASSGVLSVWDIDIITAMSNIDKTGKKIQTLQLSGREDYVFTMDGSEAVHKWNFSTGFIETVFKHEGIVENCVLTSSGDLMVTSDDKSSQYIWQTTTGENIFRINGQRISQLLITHNDQFVVSLCEQNASRVWRLATGHKVCNILVTLQNALITTANTFLVGTSKNKLLAVSLWSGSVSKKFVCDDGITIVNFKLIPDCPDCAVFITSTETVFIWSVADESVCRRVQLPANFLKNLEDFQISPNGKLGIVSKGDENINVLDLHSGKLRLVHAAGIIWRQKLSRDGRYLVYVCFQNCDEDDDAGVVSNLIVMRLADGKSIGTCSLYKTPTFLSLSQRALNIIIGFEDGSIGTYTVVDRVDAALKIKIATSNSRQIVNNASQKVRPKCGNHSFKSVADCIWRESTEVFSRDSPINVSDSGEGESTTPTKKD
- the LOC137137268 gene encoding NACHT and WD repeat domain-containing protein 2 isoform X2; its protein translation is MWPSGVGNRQPCPRESALRRAVISGNINALPPHHVPTGRSVRVFICANPDDTEAERNALKEHVYPKLRDFCRENYGIEFQVVDLYWGVDPEEWDCPELQRLRMKLLEECLKTSAGPCFVGLVGEKYGSIRVPGEVESAEFEMILDAAVEAGLDTHILEEWYCRDENSVPPAYYLKPKAQMLKNYQNSMESSSAAKTKNDKAWRNVSEEIKRIFRTAVLQLQEKGTMKSAEAKKFLCSALEDELDFALGKQTPAFLRKCVCYIRKISNFDRFAKLPEMGRYMDIVVSSDRVMRNQEAYERLLKVRDEFIPTVVAASNLRVYSSVTHCDMKLGYSQEVESHYVEGLCKQFYEDMVDIIQATVQQNFDTETDSLYDEILQHLSLCKNYAALYKYKTESLDYVQEYLLPSKGSRMSPLVVYGGPCTGKTLLLSEAAKQAYAWLQKQMGPETDPVVIVRFIGSTQLSMDLRTLLQSICEQIATNYRCLIHFLPNKIQEMRELLINLLGESSFHRPLVIVLDSLEQLSDADEARKLWWLPINLPRTVRIVVSTLPNKHGILQKLRTLIHDEGYYVELIQRDRKVCSQTLKQQLLGVKRKVTSGQQIYVNEALAKCTLPMFVNLIYREVVHWRSHKDVDDKSLCSTVHESIEHLFYSVENKLGQRFVFRALGYITMAKAGLTEVELEDILSLDNIVLGDVIVATYLKNPLRISYDLVARLKEELEGYLVERQVRNVTLMVWANRHLHLIAQKLYLSNEEDVHQMHSLLAEYFLGAWSGGRKKIFTYDNNHFTSLNISHHKNPHHQQSHEKTCSDKYSYDRQTPEQPWVFQCNLLEPDIFFVNHRKMIELVYHLTRSGRTDDLMFGVIMNFSWLYTMIKIGQFEKALTDIDLAYSYTREKELKFLSTTLRCIKVKVLKNPASLSAELQQRLLPVVTSLPKLRHLLLECDKDGPKYCSIVPLHSSMDVTYSPERLPLCSSYMQIVEILPTLAPNIVLVGLEDGSVSTWDVESRQLLRQIDTARSVVLGIRLTTDEKYLVVATTKNTLLIYDNHKSCLLSEVEIKGSKHGGITGGVAFINGFTLSTHHALAWLEASKDVNVIDLLYGWPLYQFHCWYEVTCVQCSPDGMYAFCGQYLNTTSIFHLGNGDKLATVTSEFSGGFVKSILILDTLNQMVMIDNEGSLSVWNTKEITNPGLMEDYDCRGDESEVVGIELSEDQRSILICKARSIEVLDTKVWKMVEKFKAKRTERFVAAVLSKNGQSIVASMENTSSIFVWRRDSGQCMASLIEISGAIVKLIKSAHHNLLLSVASSGVLSVWDIDIITAMSNIDKTGKKIQTLQLSGREDYVFTMDGSEAVHKWNFSTGFIETVFKHEGIVENCVLTSSGDLMVTSDDKSSQYIWQTTTGENIFRINGQRISQLLITHNDQFVVSLCEQNASRVWRLATGHKVCNILVTLQNALITTANTFLVGTSKNKLLAVSLWSGSVSKKFVCDDGITIVNFKLIPDCPDCAVFITSTETVFIWSVADESVCRRVQLPANFLKNLEDFQISPNGKLGIVSKGDENINVLDLHSGKLRLVHAAGIIWRQKLSRDGRYLVYVCFQNCDEDDDAGVVSNLIVMRLADGKSIGTCSLYKTPTFLSLSQRALNIIIGFEDGSIGTYTVVDRVDAALKIKIATSNSRQIVNNASQKVRPKCGNHSFKSVADCIWRESTEVFSRDSPINVSDSGEGESTTPTKKD